Genomic DNA from Chloroflexota bacterium:
GTTCGTCATGGCCCAGATCGTCCTCGGTTTCGGCAGCTCCCACGGGCCCACGATTCGCACCCAGCCCGCCGACTGGGACAAGATCGCGGAGCGCGACAAGAAAGACCCGCGCTACGACTACGCGGCGCTCCTCGAAAAGGCGAGTCCCAGCATCGAGAACGAGCTGACGCTGGAAAAGAGGCAGCAGCGCTTTGATGCTTGCCAGGCTGCCATCGCTCGGCTGGCCGGTGTAGTGAAGGAGGCCGCGCCAGACGTGGTCGTCGTCATCAGCAACCAGCACTCGGTGCTTGGCGACGACGTGCTGCCGGTGATGAGCATCTATCGCGGCGAAGCGCTGTCAGACCGCGACAAGGACCAGCCCCGGGTCCGAGACGAGCGCACGATGCACCTCAGCGGGCCGCCGCCCGTAGAGGCGTGGCGCAAGCGCCACGAACCCCGAACCTATCCGTCCTACCCGCCGCTGGCAAATCATTTGATCGACAGCCTGATCGATCAGGAGTTTGACGTCGGCTCGTGGAGCGCCCTCCGCCCGGAGCACGGAATCGACGAGGCCTTCACCACCTTCTACGATTTCTACGATTCGACCTGCACGATCCCCATGGTCCCGCTGATGCTGAATCGATATCCACCGAGCCAGGCTCGGCCCGGTCGCTGCTTCGCCCTGGGCAGGGCGCTTCGGCGCGCCATTGAGAGCTGGGATTCGCCAATGCGCGTCGGCATCATGGCGTCGGGCGGGCTGAGCCACCAGGTGCTCGATGAGGAGCTCGACCACATGGTGATCGACGCGCTCCAAGAAAAGGACGTGGACGCCCTGAGCGCAATCCCGCGCGATCGGCTGAATCGCGGCCCGGGCACGCCCGAGATTCTCAACTGGATCACCGTAGCCGGCGCGATGGATCCCCAGACGATGACCCTTATTGACTACGTGCCCTGCTATCGGTCGCCGGCCGGCACCGGCCACGGAGTGACGTTCGGGTACTGGGCGCGATGAAGCTGCCCCTCACGCTCGCGTGCGGTGACTACGATCGGACGCGCGGCCTGCGCTTCGGGCTCGTCCAGGCGGAGGGGATCGATCTCAACTACCTTTGTATGCCCGTCGAAGAGACCTTCTGGCGCCAGGCACGGTCGCGGGAGTTCGACGCGTCCGAGATGTCCATGGGGTCGTATCTCATCCGTCGCGCTCGGGGGATCGACGACCTCATCGCCATCCCGGTCTTCCCGTCGCGAATGTTCCGACACGGCTATTACTTCATCCACGCCGGCTCCGGCATCAAGAGTCCGGAGGACCTCAAAGGGCGCAAAATGGGCGTCCCCGAGTACCAGATCACGGCGGCCATCTGGATGCGCGGGATCCTCGAGCACGACTTCGGGGTCTCGCCGCGCGACGTGCGCTGGTTTTCGGGTGGCCTCTTCGAGCCCGGCCGCATTGAAAAACAGCACATCACCTTGCCCGAGGGCGTAGTGCTGGAATCGATCCCCGAGGGCCGAACGTTAAGCGAGATGATCGCAACGGGCGAGGTGGAGGCGCTCATCACCGCCCGGGCGCCGCTTACCTTCCGCGACGGGACCAACCGCGTCGCCCGCCTCTTTCCCAGCTACCGGGAGCTGGAGCGCGATTACTTTCGACGCACCCGCATCTTCCCCATCATGCACACGGTCGTAATCAAGCGCGAAGTGCTGAGCGCCAACCCGTGGGTCGCCATGAACCTCTATAAGGCCTTCTGCGCGGCCAAGGCCGAATATCTCGCGAGCTTCGCCGACGATTCGGCCATGCGCCTGATGCTGCCCGGAATGACGGCGGAGCTGGAGGAAGCGCGGGACGTGATGGGTGAGGACTTCTGGCCCTACGGGCTGGAGCCAAACCGGCACGTGCTCCAGACGCTCATGGACTACGCGATAGAGCAGGGACTGCTGGAGCACCGGATGGCCCTCGACGACCTCTTCGCCCCCGAAACCCTCGAGACGTACCGCATCTAGCCCCACCCGGAACGTCCTCGGCCGGTCCGCCCCACGGGGTGGGGCTCGAAGCCTGCATTCCCGGCACGATATGAGCACTGCGTCTCGTGGAGCCGTGCCATGAAGGCTTCTCTCGCGACCGATCCGCGCTCGTCGCGCTATGGACCTCCCAGCCGGGCCGACGTGCTCCCCATCGTT
This window encodes:
- a CDS encoding ABC transporter substrate-binding protein codes for the protein MKLPLTLACGDYDRTRGLRFGLVQAEGIDLNYLCMPVEETFWRQARSREFDASEMSMGSYLIRRARGIDDLIAIPVFPSRMFRHGYYFIHAGSGIKSPEDLKGRKMGVPEYQITAAIWMRGILEHDFGVSPRDVRWFSGGLFEPGRIEKQHITLPEGVVLESIPEGRTLSEMIATGEVEALITARAPLTFRDGTNRVARLFPSYRELERDYFRRTRIFPIMHTVVIKREVLSANPWVAMNLYKAFCAAKAEYLASFADDSAMRLMLPGMTAELEEARDVMGEDFWPYGLEPNRHVLQTLMDYAIEQGLLEHRMALDDLFAPETLETYRI